TAACTCTAGAAAACTTTACGCTTTGTCATGATTAGGGTGATGAGGAGGGACCTTTGTCACGTTCTTTCTATACTAGGTGGAGGATGAGATGACTCATTTATAGTTGGAAgaactttctctttctcctttttaTTTGTGTTGCAATGGTTAAAGATTATAGGTAGTGCCATTTTGAGCCCACCAACAGTGAATTATTTGTCCATCGACTCCTTTTATGCATGATTTGTCTAGATGGAGGGTATATGTTTGCATTaggatatgaaaaagaaaaatcaataacAGATTCCACTAGTAACCTAAGATGCTTTTTATTGGACCTTGGAGAAGGGGCTCATCATGGGCATCAAAATTTAAAACCTCTAGCCATTTTTGCAGTTCATGTGGTTGTGGCCTGCTAAAGGGAATTTGTCCCACTTAACCAGCTAACAATGTGGCATAATTAGGTCAATGAGCCTTGCTCAATATCTGTGTTAGTCAACGAACTTGCATCGACATCCTAGTTTGTTAACTcaaatgaaatttttatttagatatcCCATTTTGATTCTTTTCAAAAAAGTGTTCGGATATATACTACTAATTGACACCATTTTATTCTGTTGAATGGTTATGAATGTGGGGTTAATGGACTGCAAGGTGGCCTTTAGGACTTGAAGGTGGCCGGTTGGCTTTTAATACTTGCACTTGGTAAAATGAACTGATACTTTGAGGAAGAAAAAAGCTAATTAGACTACATAAAAGAGAGCGACTCTCTTGGGAGATCTATGTTATATTGTTCTGGATCGTAGATTGGTGAACCAGATCTAGAGACAGGCCTCTCTTACAAATGCAGCTACTGTTCCAACTCTATCAATGGTTTCCTATGAAATACTGAAGATAGAGCTTCTAGAGATAACCAAAGTAATGAGATTGTTTCAATGTTTTATATTGCTTATTAAATTAATTGGCTAGAAATGATCGTATCTTCTAAGATATTTATTGGAGTCCTAGAATGACCCTTATGAAAGTATCCATAGTAGCCCAAGAGTGCTTTCATGCCATTGCCCTAAAGGGCTATAGGGAAGAATTATGGCTCTTATCCTGTAATCTCTATGCTCCTCTAATAATTTATTTCTCTCAGAAGCCACCACCTTTTATTTTCTCAGGATCAATTTTGATGGCAATATTCAAAATAGATGTGAGTTTGATGGTGCTAGCTTTGTTGTTAGAAATACTAGTGATATGTTAATGATAGCAGATGATGTCAAACTTTTTGAGATGATAGTATGAAAGTTGAGTTATGTGTTCTATTGGAAAGACTGACTTATGCTATAAAACATTTGAAGGCTTCTCACATTGTTATCATGGTAGATTCTTTGATAATAGTTAGGTGACTACCCAATAAACTATCTACAGAAACTATTTTCCATCCCTCAATGCAAGATTACTAGAGAATAGAGGTAATCCTACTTTCATATAAAGTGATATATGTTTATTGAGAAGTTGAGGATGCTACATATTGCATGGCATTTTATATGCCTAATCGTACAGAAATTACATTGCAGATTATTTCGACAGATTCTCTTTgaattttgtatattttttttttggttcctacatatatatatttatatatatatatataatattatataatagatTGATTTAATAAACCCAACTTACCAAACAAAAACAGCACAAAAGCACGGTGGCAAATGTTCCAAGGAACCACTTTAACTACTTTTGTCACACTGGAGAAACGACAAACTCATTGACAAGGCTAGAGGATATGCTTCTTTCCTAAATGAGAAAATAAGTTGGAATTATTACTTAAAAGGTTTGTGCAATTAAAATGTTTTATTACCATTCTTCTTTAAGTGATGTAAAACGAGATGGTAGAAAGAAAATTGTAGGCTATGACACAAAAAGAATCTAATCTAACTGAATAAACATGATACACGAGGAAGGTTCTTTACTTTTTCAACATTCTTCATACTTTTTCTATCCTCTTGGCTTCCTTGTGTCCTGTTTCTTCTCAATCCTCTTTGGCTCATTGATTATCTAAACATAAATGTAGTTTGGTTAGATCCAAAATTACTCATGTTTAACCAAAAGCAAATGAATAAAGAAAAAACCACAAGCTTTGAATGCAATGAATTGCCAACTTGAGACCAACAAACAAAAGACATAGGTAGAACAAATAAGCATGAATTTATGGTCTTCTTGCCTTGGAGATAGCCCTCACACTAATTATAATTAACTATGAATCTACAAAATAAAGGCAAACATAGGGTATCTAATGGAGTGTTATGATTCTCATGAAATGTCGGTGCCAAAACCTAGATGAGAAATTCTTGGTGCACTGCGagcagtgtagaaaatctgacatggAGCACACTATCTTATCCGATTGATTCACGTAGTCAACGCTTTccaacgcacatttaatgcctgtaggtcggttttttcatttaaaaattttatatgataaaatattctattctttgaaaaaaattatgacattctgtagtaTATTATGATCTAAGATGTTATAATATAGCCTAGGATGTCATATAATATAGtattttatattatatcataaaatacttcttcttttttatttaaaagtaGGGTAATGCCGCTTGTAAAGCTCTTCCATCGTATGCGCGATCATAACAAGACTCGAGGAAGAAAAGCGGtatttttatccaaccacttttcaatgtacatttaatgtctgcaagtttatttttcatttaaaaattttgaatgacgaagatatctctattttttgaaaaaaaattatgacatcctattcatattatgacatcttatattatattatgacattctgtaaacAAAAATTATGGCTTTCTGGAtgcgatgtcataatatggatatagaatattataatttttctaaaaaataaagatatttttatcatataaaatttttaaacgaaaaaattgaTCTGTAGATATTAAATGTGTGTTGAAAAGTGATGATATATGAATCAATGGACAAGATAGGGTGCCccacatcggattttctacaccatccgtggtgcacaaagaatttcccaaACCTAGATTACTCATGGGCCGGGCTTGGTTTCCCCTCATGTGGCCCAATCAAAACCAATGAATAGATTCAATTTCTGATACAGCTGTATTGCACTGTTACCTGATGCCTTCTCAGAAAAAAAAGAGTCAAGGGACAACAGGGAAGAATCCAAGGACACACCAACCTCTTACTATTTTTAATCCCGTGGGAAATAAACGATACTTCGTGTGAGCGcccaaacaagaaaaaaaaaaaaaaaaagagtggagGGTTTGGGAGCAACCACTCCAGCAATCAGAAAGGTAGCCGTTACTTCTTTTATGCTTCGATTTTTCCGGTAGGAACTCTCTGTCAACATAGCTGTCTTTCTGCGACAACCGGCTCCCAGCTCctaatacaaagcattctctccatctCTCCAACCCCccttactttttcttttttcctttcgatTTTTGTCCGTGCTTCATCTGCTATAATTCTCTCAATTCAGATAAAAAAGATTAGATTTTTGCTCACCGGAATGTGAAAAGATTAATTTTTTACTACTACCCATATTTCAAGAGGCCGGAGGACGGTTGGAGGGAtgggaaagaggaagagagagaaaggaaagatATCCACAGAGGCCTCCAACTTGCAGTACCAGACAATCCCTTCCGAATGCTATAACCCATAAAACAAACACCCTTTTCTATCATTCCTTCCCCTTTTccctttgtttttctatctctatTCAGCTCCTCCTCCCTTTTGTTAATTGCTTTTTTCGGTTGATGGGCACCACATTCTTGAGTTCCTCCCTGTCAGTGGGTTTTACTGGTCTTTTCTTTTGATGGGTTGGTGTGATTAGACCTTGGGAAGAAGAAAGTAGAAAGTAGTCTCCTTTTCTTTAATTGATTAGCATTGGTATGGGCTTGGTAGCGAACTGaaggaaaaggaagaaagaagaagaagaaggggaggaattaaaaaaaaaaaaaaaaaagaaggaaaagagtcTTATACGGAGTCGGCGCTGTGTCGCTGTCTGTCAGCCTTGTCGGCACTTGAATGATGATTGGGAACAGGGGATTCGAATAAGTTATTGCGGCATTTAAGTACGGAGTGAGATGCCTCAGGCTTAACTGGCCGGTGGGCTATACAAAGCACCAACAAACTGAGGAAACGATCGAAGAGCTGGGATTCGGCGACAACTACTTGGGGCCAATCCTCAACTGGACTTGGTGAATTGGGCATATAGAGTGCTGTTCTGGGAGTGGGTATATTTTTGTGCCAATGTGGGCAAAAGATTTGGTTTTGGTGCATTAGCAATATGTGATTTAATCAGGATGATAAGGGAATGAAGCAATGCAATCACGAGCTGCAGACATTTAGTTCTAGAAGGTTTCAGGTACTGAAATTTCTGTTTATATTctgtcaataaattttatttcttattgTGTTTTTATGATCTTAGAAATCTAATATCCAAGTTTTTGATGAGATAAACTAAGTTAGATTAATGTGATTGAAGCTATATCTTGATGCCCATCCTTTTTTTGGAGGGGGGGTGGGGGGCGGCggttaaggaaaaaaaaatggatgCCCGCCCGTTTTAATTGGTGGGGCTCTATGGAAACTGATTATGGGAAATGTACCTCTTCTGGTTCTTATTCTACTAGTACTGGCAAGGATATGAATCTATTGTAATTCGATTGTAGACATTTAGAAGCTTTTTTGTGGATCCAACAAGTGCTTTTGAACATTTATTTACCATTATTCATGATTGTTCATTGCATCTCTAATTGCTCCAATAATATATATTATCCTTGTGTATTTTGGATTTGAATGATTTATAAAGGCTGATGTTGTGACATCATTTGCTTTGTTTCTTGCTACTTTATGACTGAATGTTTATGATTACATTGAATTTTCTTCAAGTCATGGAGTTATGTCATATTCACCACTAACATTTTCATTTAAATTTTCATCAAGACATACCTTCACTAAAGTTGCCAAATGTCACAAAATAAAGTGATGGCTTGCTTAATCTTAGTCACCTGAAAGAATAAAAAGTAAGTGATCCATGATTGCATCTTTGGCATGAAATATGTTGGATTTTTCAAACGGACCTTCATGAGAATTGTTGCTGAAATGTGACAACAATTACGTAGATATATAAATTTGCAAATATTCATCTTTTGCTTTTATTTAAAGAGTATCATTAAAGTGATTTTCATATGAGCTTACTGCTTTGAGTTCAatatattaatctaatataattGATAAAGATATAACAATTCAGTTTCTGATATAGTTTAAAGTTCTAGAAGTTTTAGTAATATTGTGAGATTTATTGACTCCACAAATAAAATTTATGTCTtctctaaataataaaaatactcaTTTTCTATAAGCAGCCGTTGAGTTCACCATCAGAAATTTATCCAAGGTGACGTACCGAAAGAAAGAAATTTATATAAGTCAAAATGCAGATTTTAATTGCTTCTAGCACATTGAATTTCTTGGTTTCAGTTATAACTTGGTTTAGTGAATTGTGTTCTAGGTTCAATGTCTAGAGAGGCAGACTTCCCTGCCACTGTTCTACTGTACTGAGGTGGATCCCATACTAAATGTCAAGGACTCTTGCAGCACATTTGGGAGGTGCTGCAGGAGCCGTGGCATTGGTTGGGATAGTGGTTATTTTTGTATGGTACTGCCTATGGCGTAGCCGGAGTGTTTCAAGAACTTCAGAGACCAATTCATCAGAACCATCTCAAGGTACTAGTTGTTGTTCCAAGAGCtgttttatttatttgtttaaggGAAGGCTTCCTTTCTGAAGAAAATGATGGCAGACCATTCTATTCCCTTGAACTTTTCAGCAGGACAAGGTATTGAATTACCTTTCCATGGAGGTGTCTCCTACCCACCAGGCTTTCAAGGAGCAAGACATTTTACACTGGAGGAATTAAATGTGACTACAAAGAACTTCAGCAATATCAATATGATCGGTTATGGTATGTTTGGAGAAGTCTACAAGGGTTTGCTTCATGATGGGATGGTAGCTATTAAGGCAAGGACATCTGCTCCAAGTCAGGAATTTATTGAAGAGGTAATAATGGCTTCTGTCATTAATGATGGATATTAGAGCATTGaatggttggatgcagacatattgCTTGGGCACTTTAGTTGCCAAAGTGAATAGACCATACAGACTTAATGAAATACTAAATATCAGATATGTTTTATGTTTGGAATTTGGGATCTCTTCAAATTTGTTAGTTTTTTTCGTTATTTTTCTAACCTCTACTTCAACTTGATAAAATTTtacattttttatcataaattatttttgacctGACTAGCATATCCAATAAGTAACTTAATGACTAATTTTCATGGTAAATAACTTAATCGCAACATTTGGCAAGATGCTGCATAAGTGAGCGGGCACCGAGGAGCATGACAAAAAAAGGAAGCCTCTTCTCAGTTTCCCTTTCTCTTTTCTTGTTTGTATTCAATGAAACATTTTTATAGTTATTCTGACCAAGTTTTCTTTTAGGTACATTTCTTATCATCTATTCGGCATAGGAATCTTGTGAGTCTTTTGGGTTACTGCCAGGAAAATGGCATGCAGATGCTCATCTATGAGTATATACCAAATGGCAGCGTTTCCACTCACTTATATGGTGACCTATTCTTCACTTGCACTTATTGTACATTTCCTAtgtgagttaagggcatatcagTTAGAGATGCCACAACTTTTGTTATGCAGGTTCTGGTCAGGTGGCAAGTGCCAGGCTAGAATTCAAGCATAGACTTTCGATAGCCCATGGGGCGGCTAAAGGTGATTATTTGCAAAATCATCGAGTATTGGTGGTTGTCCTGGTACTGGTTTATTTCTAGTGAAGTAGAAAAGTGTTCAACTCCACCTTGTAGTTAATTTTTCTCTCCTCATATGTACTATTTTCTGACAGCCCCTTACCATTGAGATTGTTACCTGTTGCTTATGGAGTATAAGTGTTTTTAAACAATATTGTCCCACAACCTGAATTTTCATGTTCCTTTCTGTTTGTCAGGTCTGGGCATCCTGCATTCTCTGAATCCTCCTCTGGTACATATGAACTTCAAAACAGCAAATGTGCTTGTAGATGAGGACTTCACACCAAAAGTTGCAGATGCTGGGCTTCAAAGCCTGCTTGATCGAATTGATGAAGCTGGTCCATCTTCCCGATTGACAATAGATGATCCTTTCCTCGATCCTGAGTAGTCACCTTCCTGGAACTCTTAAAAACTGGAATTTACTTCTGAGATAAATAAGCATTATAGAAATTTTTCGCAAAAATGAAGAGTaacaattattatttttatgttgACCACATACTGTTAGTAACTAAATTCTTAATCACATCGAGGTAAAAATGTGATGTATTCTTAACAAACATATACTATCATATATTAATTTGACTGTATTATCTCTTGTTATTTGCATAGGGTGAAGGAGTCTGGAAGATTTTCTGTAAGGAGTGATGTATATAGTTTTGGGGTGTTTCTTCTGGAGTTAGTAACTGGGCGGGAAGCTAGATCTGATCAAAGCATCATCGAATTGGTACTCAGCAAACTTCACCATATAGTACTTCTGCTAAAATTAAGTTATTTCACTAGACATGAATGAAACCGCAATCCAATCATGTGCTGTAAAAAATAAAGATGATGAAGAATGTGCTCACCATTTAAATATCCATTGCTCTTTGGAATCACAATTAGAGTGCCAGTCATACATTTCGTTTTACCATATACATTGTTGTTATTATTGTCGTTGTTGGAGATCTAGTGGTATTTTATAGAATAGTTTTCTAGTAGCATTTGGCAACTCTGTGATCTAGGAAAGCAACATCCTGCTCCACTTGGTTCTTCAACTGGTTATTTACTTAAATTTTCATTCTAAAGATTGGAATCATGTCAGTATGATTTTTCTGTGTATGATTTGTAATGGGATACTATCAAAGATGAATTATCGGATCAAGAGTCATTTACTGCTATTCTCACTTCATAATTGGCTGTTTATTCTTCAATCTTCATTATGTTAAACTTTTGCTTCCTTCTTTATCTAAGAAAAGAACGATATCCTCACCTTACAAAACCAAAGGTTGGGTCTGCTCATCATATATGAGGATCGCAAAGATATAATGGTTAAAGGTCGTATATGCAGGCATAGGAAGATGTAATTTCTTGGGGACAACCTCAAAGTAAGGAAAAATCTATGGTAATTACCTACTAAACAATAAACTGCAATTTTACTGAGCTAAACTAAATTCTCTGTGGAGTAAAATTAATTTCTCTACCCTGGAGAAACTCATGCTTTTAAAAGTTTCACTCTAACCTAAaaagttaaaataaatttaagCATAAATAAACCATAAACATGTATCATATTTATTCAGATTCAAGCAAAAACCCAACCAGAGGAAACCCAGAAACCCTATACTTCGATGGTTATTATTTCGTGGTTTTCACAATTAAAGATATCAATGTAGGCtggcatatttgcaattcatctcAGAATTCTTTTCGTGCTTTGATTGCCCTGGACAGCTGACACATGCACTGCAGTTCATGAGTCTAACTTATGCTGGATACTGTCTAGCATCTGCCAGTTACACTGAATTAAGCTTGTTCTTAGCATATTATTTGGGTTATTTCAAAATCCATGAACtaataattttaagaaataaaactaaaataaaattgcAAATCCAATGGAAGATTTGTCATTATGAAGTGGTGTATTCATGTACTTGAAAACCAAGCAACTGCATGACTACACCATTTGTTTTTGGCAATTTCCAATAGATTCCACCCAACTTTGATTGTCTTCAGTAAATGAGTCATGTTGCCCAAAGACATTGATGTCTGTACCAGAGAATTATTTTATCATCCTTGGTTTAGGAAGGAGTCTATATCATTGAAGAAGAGTACATGCATGGGAATTGATGTTTCCAACAGCACATATGTGGCAACAGTTTTTATGACAATCCTCAATAAAAAACAAAATGTTCCCATAAGTAATTAAGATCTTCTGCATGTTCAGAACTCCATAAACATGTTAACATCTTGGAAACTACATCATGGTTAAAATGATTATCTAGATCCTCATCATCCTTGACATGGTCATCTTTATACTTGCTACTTGTTTAAGGAAAATATTTTACATTGTATGTCATTCATCGGTTAGCAAATAGTTTATTGTCTTTCACCACTTTAGATATTTTTGtcatgattgatgtttgaccatAAACAAAAACCAAAAGGATTTGTCCAATAGTTTGAGGCTTAAATCTTATTTCATCCCTTCATTGTTGCTATAGAGATCTGCATCCTCTATCAGTTCAGACCTTTCAGATCTTGTATCGCATTATTGATGTTATTTTGGTTTTTGTCTTCCTTATTCTTGACACAAATTCAAAGCCTTATATTCACTAAACTTCCATGCAACATTTTTCTCCAAGTAATCCTTGGGAAATTATTTGAGAGAAGGCAACACTAGGAGGCTAGATCAATGAATAAGAGATGCTAAATGTACGCCAAACAAAAAAATGAtatcaataataataaaataattagttaaaagAGAGTCAACCTGTTGATtaagtttttttattttcatttcatacCTTCAATTCCTATCTAGTTGAAAATTGATAATATAATACATTGGCAGAGTGTGAGGTCTTTGTGAAGATATAACatgatatatttgtgtgtgtgtgtgtagagagagagagatttagcTACACTCAATTGGATCTCCACTCATATCCAGTCAGGTCTATATTGGAAGATAGGGGTCTTACATCAATGATTCGAGTAATTGGTTGGGATCTACTATCTCTAAACTTACACacaaaaaatcatgtgatttggAGACCCCCTAGGCTATGTATCAAATGGTCAAAAAACTGGATAGTTTAAATAGCATGAACCAATACATATTCTTTTTAACCACTAGATGAATAGGCTAGAGGTCTctgaatcatataatttttagcgTGTAAACAGTTTAAAAGTACTAGATCATATCCGATTATTGCATCATCGATGTGGGACCCTCATTATCTATTATAGATCTGACTAAATTTGAGTGGAGATTCACTCAAGTAATAGCTAagtctatatatatacacatatatatgcaaATATTGTGTGATCTAAGAAGTAAGAGAAAAAAGTCAATGACATATGTACACACTAAAAATTATCAATATCCAAAATGTGGATAATAAAGCAAGGAAAATGAATGTGTATAGTCTGAGCATTAGCTCAGCAATCACACCCGCTCACTACTGAGCAAGGGTTCAGAGGTTCGAGCCTTGAGTGGTGATATACCTTAGGAGTTTGAAACGATCAGAAATTTCCTCGAGTTAAAAATCTTGTGTTCGCAATTCCGATGGGC
The DNA window shown above is from Elaeis guineensis isolate ETL-2024a chromosome 8, EG11, whole genome shotgun sequence and carries:
- the LOC105035645 gene encoding probable serine/threonine-protein kinase PBL21 isoform X3, whose protein sequence is MSRTLAAHLGGAAGAVALVGIVVIFVWYCLWRSRSVSRTSETNSSEPSQAGQGIELPFHGGVSYPPGFQGARHFTLEELNVTTKNFSNINMIGYGMFGEVYKGLLHDGMVAIKARTSAPSQEFIEEVHFLSSIRHRNLVSLLGYCQENGMQMLIYEYIPNGSVSTHLYGSGQVASARLEFKHRLSIAHGAAKGLGILHSLNPPLVHMNFKTANVLVDEDFTPKVADAGLQSLLDRIDEAGPSSRLTIDDPFLDPEVKESGRFSVRSDVYSFGVFLLELVTGREARSDQSIIELALKKFMKALQAMIAYL
- the LOC105035645 gene encoding probable serine/threonine-protein kinase PBL21 isoform X2, with amino-acid sequence MSRTLAAHLGGAAGAVALVGIVVIFVWYCLWRSRSVSRTSETNSSEPSQGQGIELPFHGGVSYPPGFQGARHFTLEELNVTTKNFSNINMIGYGMFGEVYKGLLHDGMVAIKARTSAPSQEFIEEVHFLSSIRHRNLVSLLGYCQENGMQMLIYEYIPNGSVSTHLYGSGQVASARLEFKHRLSIAHGAAKGLGILHSLNPPLVHMNFKTANVLVDEDFTPKVADAGLQSLLDRIDEAGPSSRLTIDDPFLDPEVKESGRFSVRSDVYSFGVFLLELVTGREARSDQSIIELAQKYEEPTNISTLVDQRMGSSFTSEGMSEFLRLIAWCVNPSSERRPPMNYVELELDRIYEKEMSLTTIMPEGSTTVTLGSQLFTTT
- the LOC105035645 gene encoding probable serine/threonine-protein kinase PBL21 isoform X1, with amino-acid sequence MSRTLAAHLGGAAGAVALVGIVVIFVWYCLWRSRSVSRTSETNSSEPSQAGQGIELPFHGGVSYPPGFQGARHFTLEELNVTTKNFSNINMIGYGMFGEVYKGLLHDGMVAIKARTSAPSQEFIEEVHFLSSIRHRNLVSLLGYCQENGMQMLIYEYIPNGSVSTHLYGSGQVASARLEFKHRLSIAHGAAKGLGILHSLNPPLVHMNFKTANVLVDEDFTPKVADAGLQSLLDRIDEAGPSSRLTIDDPFLDPEVKESGRFSVRSDVYSFGVFLLELVTGREARSDQSIIELAQKYEEPTNISTLVDQRMGSSFTSEGMSEFLRLIAWCVNPSSERRPPMNYVELELDRIYEKEMSLTTIMPEGSTTVTLGSQLFTTT